GGCAGGCGCCGAGCATCATGCCGCCGTTGGTGAGGATATTCAGGCGCGAGCCGAACATGCCGCGCAGCACCGGGTCGCCATTGGTACCGCCGTTGCGTACCAGGGCGAAGCCGGGGATGGTCTTGAGGTAGTCGCCACCATCGCTGGCGGGCACCGGTTGGCGTGGGTCTTTCGGGTGGGTGACAACGGTGAGGGGCGAGCTGGGGGCAATCGCCGTGATCACCGTGGGGCTCAACGCGTGTTCGTCCGCGTGAGCGCAGGGGGCAAGCAGTGCGCCGCACAGTGCGGCGAAAACCGGGGCAGCGCCCAAACGGGTGTCGGCAGGAAACCTGGACATGAAAAATTCCATCAATCAATCGTAAACAACACGGCCAGCAGCCTGCGGCTGTCTGTCTAAAGTCGGCCGGAGTGAAGTAACGCGATGAAGTGCTTACGAGGCGATGGGCGGCGCGCGGCTGCGGGCGCCGGGGAAGATGTTTTGCCGGGCATGGCCCAGGCGCGGCGCGCAGGGCAGGGCGTTGGCGGGCGGCGGGGTGTCGAGGCTGATGAAAGACACGCCGCCGGGCAGGGCCGGGCAACTGAAGAGCAGGCTGCAATAGCCGCACTTTTCCCAGAGGACGTGGTGCTCGTCGGGGGCTTTGGTGGGTGTGGGCTCGCCATGGCAGCTGGGCATGTCCATCGACATACCGGCGTGATGGTCCATCGGCATCGCTTGGGAAATCAGCGGACCGATAAAGATCATCAACATGGCGAACAGGCTGATCCAACTGCCGCGCATCAGGCGCGGGCGTTGAGACAACCTGGCGCGAGGGGCGCCCATCGAGGTAGGCCTACTGGGCGTGCTGATGCTCGTGGGCGGCCATCGGCGGCGTCTTCTGGACCGACACGTTCACTTGAACCTTGCCAGCCTTTTCAAAGATCAGGGTCAGCGGGAATTGCTTGCCGTCGGCCAGCAGGCTGCGGTCCTTGAGGCCCAGCAGCATCACGTGGTAAGCCATCGGCGCGAAGGTCAGCTCGCCCTTGGCCGGCACGGCGACGCTGGGCACTTGTTGCATCTTCATCAAGTCGCCTTGCATTACATGCTCGTGCAGCTCGGCTTTTTCGGCGACGCTGGTTTCAACGCCGAGCAGGCGATCGGGGGCAGCACCGGTGTTATGAATCACGAAATACGCCGCAACGGTGGGCGCATTCGGCGGCAACTCCTGGGACCAGGGATCGCTGACCAGCAGGTCGCCGGCCTTGTAGTCATCGGCATTGGCGGCACTGAACACCGGCAGCAGCAACGCCGCCAGAAGCAGGGAAGATTTAAGCATGGCAGTTCTCCAGAACGGTTCTAAAACGCAGTTCACTTGCGAAGAGGATCAGACCGTTGGAGAGGCGCGGGGATTGAGGCTCGGCCATTGCTGGCGTGGCGTGGGGTTCTGCAAGGCAGGCGCGGGCAGGCTGCGCAGTGCTTCGAACCGCGTGACATACAACTGCGGCACATGCCCCGGCAACGCCAGCAACTGCGCGGAGCCCGAGCAACACCAGCAATGCTGCATGGCGGAATGATCATCCTGCGGCGCCGGAACTTCCAGCTTACCCAGGGCGATCGTCTTCAGGCTGGCGCCGTTGGAAGAACAAAAACTGCCCCACATCAGCCGCTTGACCGGGTCATCCGTCTGCTGCATCGCACTGGCCAACGGCATGGCAAACGCATTGAACAGCACTGCAAGGCAGGCGATCCAGGCAATTGCAAAGCGTTGACGGGCCATGGCGGATAATCCGTGGGGTTAATCGATCAGACGGGTATTTAGCCTGATCGAGGGGGATAAGTAAAAAGCGGCGGTGTGGTTTGGTGTCGCAGTGCCGGGTGTGAGGATAGACGGGGAATCGAGGGGATGCCGATCAACAAGGCAACACAGTCCGATGTGGGAGGGTGGCTTGCCCCCGATAGCTGAGTGCCAGTCAGCCCATGTATGGCTGACACGTACCCATCGGGGGCAAGCCCCCTCCCACATTTGGATTGTGTTTGGCTATGAAGTGGCGTTGAGCCTGCGAGTTGCGCGGGCAATATCGGCTTGCGCCATTTTGATCAATGAACCATCGCCCGGGTCTTCTTCGATGCAGGCTTCGAGGAAAGCATCCATATCTTCTTGTGTTTGAAGATGGTCCGCAGTGTCGAAATTTGTGAATTTTGCCTGTCTATCAGGCAGGTATTGGGCTTTTTTCAGCCATTGGGTCAATCGGGCTGCGACTTTGGGTTCATCCCGTTTTAGTTCGTCGGCCTCAAGGCTTAGCGCGTGTGCGAACTCGGGATTCGCGATTATGTGTTCGATAATCGTACTTTCAGCAGGCCGAGTCGGGTTCTGCGTACGGGGTTTGTTAGTCATGTGAACCTCATGTTACGCCGGTGGACGAAGTGTTGAGGATCATCGCCAAGGGTATGCAGTTCTAGGTAGTCAGCGAGTTCCGTTGCGCATGTAGGTAAAGTCTCCTTGATCCGTTACGCAGTCCGAATATGAATTCGTGCACAGAAATCTCCGACAACTCTTTGAGGTTGCCGGTAGGAAACTCAATCACTAGGCTCCGTACACCGCTGCAAACTCAGCGGACGGGCGTCGCGGCTCGGATTGATTAAGCATTGCCTCCTTTCAGTTGACGCTTTTTTATCGTCTACTGTGCGGCGATATGGTGGCTGTGCGCGGGATACCTTCGGGTATGCCGGCTTCCTTAATCTCCGGTCCGCGAACCTGCGCACAGCTGCCACCCCCATCGCATCGCGGCGATTAGTTGGCAGCTCCACTTAGATTAAGGAGCTCCACCATGATCAAACTCACCCCCAATCCCCCCGTCCGGCTGTTCACCGTGGCCGACGGCATCAGCACCGAAGACCTGCTGGTCAATCTCAGCGAAACACTCGCCTCGGCCAATGCGCTGAGTTGCGACCTGGCCTTTGACCTGGAAGGATCGAAAAGAGAGGAGTTGCTGGGCGTCGCGCAGTTGATTGAGCTTGCCCAGTTGTTAGCCGAACGGGCTCATGATGGTGTCGGGCAGGCTACAGCGGCAGGCAGCTGATAACCCAGTCCAAATGTGGGAGGGGGCTTGCTCCCGATAGCGGTGGATCAGCCAACAATTCAGTGAATGACACGCCGCAATCGGGAGCAAGTCGAACCGTCGCACCGCCCCTCCCACATTGGATCGCTGTTGTTCAGCGAGAACGGATTGCCAGCAGCACCTCAGCCACGTTGGTGAATTCTCGATCCACCGCCGCCAACACCGGTCGCTTCAACACCAACACCGGTAGCCCCTGTTCCCGCGCCACTTCGAGCTTCGGTTCGGTAGCCGTGCTGCCGCTGTTCTTGCTGATCAGCACGTCGATCTGGCGGCGCTCAAACAGCGCACGTTCTTCGTCGATCAAAAACGGCCCGCGGGCGCCGATCACTTCACAACGCCCATTGCCCGGATACACATCCAGTGCGCGCAATGTCCAGAATTGCCCCTCAGGGATTTCCTCGAGGTGCTGTAACGGTTCGCGTCCCAGGGTAAACAGTGGCCGCTTGAAAGGCTCAAGCGCTTCGATCAGCTCGGCCCAGTCACTCACCTCACGCCAATCATCACCGGCCTGCGGCTGCCACGCGGGTCGGCGCAATGCCCAACATGGCACGCTGCACAGCTTCGCTGCCTCGGCTGCATTGCGGCTGATTTGCGCTGCATACGGGTGGGTCGCGTCGAGGATCAGGCTGATCTGTTCATCGCGAACGAATTGCGCCAAGCCTGCGGCGCCACCGTAACCACCGACCCGCACTTGGCAGGTGAGATCGGTAGGCACCCGCCCAACCCCGGCCAGGCTGTAGATATGCCCAGGCCCCAAGGTTCGCGCGATGGCCAGCGCTTCCGTCACGCCACCCAGCAGCAGAATCTTGTTCATAGCGGCTTGACCACTTCCAGCAAGGTAATCGGCAATGCCTGGCGCCACGTATCGAACTCGCCCAACGGCTGCGCCTGGGCCACATGAACGCGCGTCAGTTCACCGCCGTGCTCCGCGCGCCAGTTCATCAGGGTCATTTCGCTCTGCAGGGTGACGGCATTGGCAACCAAGCGCCCCCCCGGACGCAGCCGTTGCCAGCAGGTATCGAGTACGCCATCACGGGTGACGCCGCCACCGATAAAGATCGCGTCCGGGGCTTCCAGGCCGTCCAATGCCTGCGGCGCGGTGCCGCGAACCAGTTGCAGGCCGGGTACGCCGAGCGCGTCACGGTTATATTCGATCAAGGCTTGGCGGCCTTCGTCGGCTTCGATCGCCAGTGCCCGGCAGCTTGAATGTGCGCGCATCCATTCGATGCCGATGGAGCCGCTGCCCGCGCCCACGTCCCAGAGCAGCTCGCCGGGCATCGGGGCGAGGCGGGCTAGGGTGATGGCGCGCACATCGCGTTTGGTCAGTTGGCCGTCGTGTTTGAAGGCCGCATCCGGCAGGCCGGCGAGGCGCGACAGGCGCGGTGCGTCGGGATCGGCCAGGCAGTCGATGGCGAGCAGGTTAAGGTCGGCCACCGCTGGCTCACCCCACGACTGCGCGATGCCGTCGATACGTCGCTCCTGCGCGCCGCCCAGGTGTTCAAACACGCTCAACCGGCTGGGGCCATAGCCGCGCTCGGCCAATAATGCGGCAATCAACGCCGGGCTGCTGCCGTCATTGCTCAACACCAGCAAGCGCACGCCACTGGCCAGGTGCGCATGGATCGCCGCCAACGGCCGGGCCACCACAGACACGCTCACCACCTCCTGCAACGGCCAGCCCAGCCGCGCCGCCGCCAGGGATACGGAGGAGGGCGCCGGCAAGATCAACAGTTCTTCAGTCGCCACCTGCCGCGCCAGGCTGGCGCCCACGCCGTAGAACATCGGATCACCGCTGGCCAGTACGCACACCGGCTCACCGCGCCGCGCCAGCACCGGCGCCAGGGAAAACGGGCTTGGCCATAACTGGCGCTCACCACTGATACACAGTGGTAAAAGGTCCAACTGGCGCTGAGCCCCTATAATCCGCGTGGCGCGCAGCAGGGCATGCCGGGCGTTTCTGCCCAGGCCCTTGAAGCCGTCTTCACCGATGCCTACTACCGTCAGCCAGGGCGACATATCAATTCCTTGAACGACATCCGACGGGCAGGCTTTTCATGCCGCCGGACAAAGCAGGCATAATACCGCGCCTTTACCCGTCAACCGGTAGCCCCGTGAACCCAACGCCCGCTCTGAATACCTTGCGCCCCTCGGCTTGTCCGGGGTTGTTGCGTATCGTCCAGGCGCTGGACGGCGGCATCTGCCGGGTCAAACTGGCCGGTGGCGCCATCAGTGCAGCCCAGGCCAACGCCGTGGCGGACGCTGCCCAGGCTTACGCGGGCGGGGTGATCGAGGCGACCAACCGCGCCAACCTGCAGATTCGCGGGATCGGCGCCGAGCAGGACGCCCTCATCGCGATGCTGCTGGCGGTAGGCCTCGGCCCGAGCCACGCGGCCGGCGATGATGTGCGCAACCTGATGCTCAGCCCCAGCGCCGGCATCGACCCACAGATGCTGTTCGACACCCGCCCGCTGGCCGGGCAGATCCTCGCCATCCTGGAAAACCATCCGCG
Above is a genomic segment from Pseudomonas sp. R5-89-07 containing:
- a CDS encoding DUF2946 domain-containing protein, with the translated sequence MGAPRARLSQRPRLMRGSWISLFAMLMIFIGPLISQAMPMDHHAGMSMDMPSCHGEPTPTKAPDEHHVLWEKCGYCSLLFSCPALPGGVSFISLDTPPPANALPCAPRLGHARQNIFPGARSRAPPIAS
- a CDS encoding copper chaperone PCu(A)C, translating into MLKSSLLLAALLLPVFSAANADDYKAGDLLVSDPWSQELPPNAPTVAAYFVIHNTGAAPDRLLGVETSVAEKAELHEHVMQGDLMKMQQVPSVAVPAKGELTFAPMAYHVMLLGLKDRSLLADGKQFPLTLIFEKAGKVQVNVSVQKTPPMAAHEHQHAQ
- a CDS encoding DUF2946 domain-containing protein, whose amino-acid sequence is MARQRFAIAWIACLAVLFNAFAMPLASAMQQTDDPVKRLMWGSFCSSNGASLKTIALGKLEVPAPQDDHSAMQHCWCCSGSAQLLALPGHVPQLYVTRFEALRSLPAPALQNPTPRQQWPSLNPRASPTV
- a CDS encoding DNA-binding protein, yielding MTNKPRTQNPTRPAESTIIEHIIANPEFAHALSLEADELKRDEPKVAARLTQWLKKAQYLPDRQAKFTNFDTADHLQTQEDMDAFLEACIEEDPGDGSLIKMAQADIARATRRLNATS
- a CDS encoding DUF6124 family protein, giving the protein MIKLTPNPPVRLFTVADGISTEDLLVNLSETLASANALSCDLAFDLEGSKREELLGVAQLIELAQLLAERAHDGVGQATAAGS
- a CDS encoding cobalt-precorrin-6A reductase, with the protein product MNKILLLGGVTEALAIARTLGPGHIYSLAGVGRVPTDLTCQVRVGGYGGAAGLAQFVRDEQISLILDATHPYAAQISRNAAEAAKLCSVPCWALRRPAWQPQAGDDWREVSDWAELIEALEPFKRPLFTLGREPLQHLEEIPEGQFWTLRALDVYPGNGRCEVIGARGPFLIDEERALFERRQIDVLISKNSGSTATEPKLEVAREQGLPVLVLKRPVLAAVDREFTNVAEVLLAIRSR
- the cbiE gene encoding precorrin-6y C5,15-methyltransferase (decarboxylating) subunit CbiE; the encoded protein is MSPWLTVVGIGEDGFKGLGRNARHALLRATRIIGAQRQLDLLPLCISGERQLWPSPFSLAPVLARRGEPVCVLASGDPMFYGVGASLARQVATEELLILPAPSSVSLAAARLGWPLQEVVSVSVVARPLAAIHAHLASGVRLLVLSNDGSSPALIAALLAERGYGPSRLSVFEHLGGAQERRIDGIAQSWGEPAVADLNLLAIDCLADPDAPRLSRLAGLPDAAFKHDGQLTKRDVRAITLARLAPMPGELLWDVGAGSGSIGIEWMRAHSSCRALAIEADEGRQALIEYNRDALGVPGLQLVRGTAPQALDGLEAPDAIFIGGGVTRDGVLDTCWQRLRPGGRLVANAVTLQSEMTLMNWRAEHGGELTRVHVAQAQPLGEFDTWRQALPITLLEVVKPL